In Candidatus Paceibacterota bacterium, one genomic interval encodes:
- a CDS encoding radical SAM protein, with the protein MGEYIRMSPATLTGSEAPPASVGPGEDDLRPVAQPVKGLFKLVGEVLRDGGPGYLQFAITNICNAKCDFCGFAVDRFDPKQRRSVTLQEARDVIDICVRNHIGYLLFVGGEPLVHKDLRAMTRYAAERGIRPMICSNGSLWTDQNMRDVAASGLCSVIMSIDAHDVATHERNRGLPEVCRKIKRANEVFGELGVQTTASVTASKLIADYDKLPAFLTGLGFKSCTFSYPLSSLASSYLSFSDSSLVSYRTEELIEVFERIKRMKQRTGFPVVNPRESLTEMQRHLKREPEKFGCLGGHKYFYLDWKLNLYRCHFWETPMCNIYDFDRSKLIRDGCTRCMIDCYRDPSVLQFVAVSASDAWNNLKRGRLLAAARNVFDSRNLTSLKAVWEERKWIGGV; encoded by the coding sequence ATGGGCGAATATATCCGCATGAGCCCCGCCACGTTAACTGGGTCCGAAGCTCCGCCGGCCAGCGTTGGCCCCGGCGAGGATGATTTGCGCCCGGTCGCCCAGCCCGTAAAAGGCCTGTTCAAGCTTGTGGGCGAGGTGCTGCGGGACGGCGGGCCGGGCTACCTCCAGTTTGCGATCACCAACATCTGCAACGCCAAATGCGATTTCTGCGGGTTCGCCGTGGACCGGTTCGATCCCAAGCAGCGGCGCAGCGTCACGCTCCAGGAAGCGCGGGACGTCATAGACATCTGCGTCAGGAACCACATCGGCTACCTGTTGTTTGTCGGCGGGGAGCCTTTGGTGCACAAAGATCTGCGGGCCATGACGCGCTACGCGGCGGAGCGGGGCATACGCCCGATGATTTGCAGCAACGGCTCGTTGTGGACTGACCAGAATATGCGCGACGTGGCCGCCAGCGGCCTGTGCAGTGTGATCATGTCCATTGACGCGCATGACGTGGCGACACATGAGCGGAACCGCGGGCTGCCCGAGGTCTGCCGCAAGATCAAACGGGCGAACGAAGTGTTTGGCGAGCTCGGCGTGCAGACGACCGCGAGCGTGACGGCGAGCAAGCTGATCGCGGACTACGACAAGCTCCCGGCGTTTCTCACTGGACTGGGCTTCAAGAGCTGCACGTTCAGCTACCCCCTGAGCAGCCTGGCTTCAAGCTACCTGAGTTTCAGCGACTCAAGCCTGGTCAGCTACCGGACCGAGGAGTTGATCGAGGTCTTTGAGCGGATCAAGCGCATGAAACAGCGCACCGGGTTCCCGGTGGTCAACCCCAGGGAGTCGCTGACCGAAATGCAGCGTCATTTGAAGCGCGAGCCCGAGAAGTTCGGCTGCCTGGGCGGCCACAAGTATTTCTACCTGGACTGGAAGCTGAACCTCTACCGCTGCCACTTCTGGGAAACGCCCATGTGCAACATCTATGACTTCGACCGTTCGAAGCTGATTCGGGACGGGTGCACGCGGTGCATGATAGATTGCTACCGCGACCCAAGCGTTCTGCAATTCGTGGCGGTCAGCGCCAGCGACGCGTGGAACAATCTCAAGCGCGGCCGGCTGTTGGCGGCGGCCAGGAACGTCTTTGACTCGCGCAACCTGACCTCGTTGAAGGCGGTTTGGGAGGAGCGCAAGTGGATCGGCGGGGTTTAG